A genome region from Salvelinus alpinus chromosome 26, SLU_Salpinus.1, whole genome shotgun sequence includes the following:
- the LOC139555407 gene encoding uncharacterized protein, with product MPPQILSKYTINSLLTSCITAWYENCSVHYRKALQRVVEDGPCKAPRHLPRVKLQPLPVPQRPWSHLSVDFLTDLPPSQGNTTILVVVDQFSKSWRLLPLPSLPTGDCGGSCVLGYQPVLAPWHQSQIKAPAVDEWFKRSEETWEAAHVHLQRAVRRQKVSADRHRSEAPVFDPKPAGILAPGLPMVAGPLQESEVREVPPPLLDIEGAPAVYKYAQSIEHYVDSDSDFEEETTVLDEVQLDVPLDDVPDVPQLPVLLGEATGNWQLIPIRFSPLYCGPVAIRNNAGPVVKAWRTFQFISPIITYMRGGSQQVVVRMHHVSRVRGLETQLVWAISKETARLSPEGIPYCATKVQSITWIQRVAGRVTHYASHLRHETSVDVTLGCYQQTDVSVVYATLHMGLDGLLSSSAWSEAASFSTPTTQQFTDPEPEGHNCYEGWEEDLLPEEREVPLLNLYLTTKRVEDIALRLVSLRQAFTTLLGSTLSRNRLFVAGKVLLGALVQANHMDEAKFIRTYKDFADYLSDPSKRNDIERELAEAKIHHVNMIDVLFELVLFGLMTAQKSLMVHPGGFVERLYALLYSFLPTAANMEPEADRYLLLLNDSCDTLPPNRDLDTNALHYFALNLTFLNKTSCSSKTFWFPSFHLFDFMTISSS from the exons ATGCCACCTCAGATCCTCTCCAAATACACCATCAACAGcctcctgaccagttgcatcacggcctggtacgAGAATTGCTCCGTCCACTACCGCAAGGCGCTCCAGCGAGTGGTtgaagacggccca tgcaaggcccctaggcacctgcccagagtgAAGTTACagcccttacccgttccacaacggccgtggtcgcacctttCGGTGGACTTCCTCacggatcttcctccctcacagggtaacaccacgatcctggtcgttgtggatcagtTCTCTAAGTCCTGgcgtctccttcctttgcccaGTCTCCCTACGGGGgactgcggaggctct tgcgtactggggtatcagccggttctggcaccttggcatcagagccagatcaaggctcctgcggtggacgaatgGTTTAAGCGCTCGGAGGAGACCTGGGAAGCCGCACATGTGCACCTGCAACGGGCCGTGAGGCGTCAGAAGGTGAGCGCCgatcgccaccgcagtgaggccccggtgttcgacCCGAAACCTGCTGGAATCCTGGcccccggttt GCCGAtggtggctggtccactccaggagtctgaggtgcgggaggttcctccgccccttctggacatcgagggggccccggcggtTTACAAATATGCCCAATCAATAGAACATTAT GTGGACAGCGACAGCGACTTCGAAGAGG AAACAACTGTCCTGGATGAGGTCCAGTTGGATGTGCCATTGGATGATGTGCCAGATGTTCCTCAGCTGCCAGTCCTCCTTGGG GAGGCCACTGGCAATTGGCAGTTGATTCCGATTAGGTTCAGCCCCCTTTACTGTGGGCCTGTTGCGATCAGG AACAATGCCGGTCCGGTGGTTAAAGCTTGGAGAACTTTCCAGTTCATCAGCCCCATCATCACCTACATGCGTGGGGGATCCCAG CAGGTGGTGGTGAGGATGCACCACGTGAGTAGGGTGAGAGGCCTGGAGACTCAACTGGTGTGGGCCATCTCCAAGGAGACAGCCAGGCTTAGTCCAGAGGGCATCCCCTACTGTGCCACCAAAGTGCAGTCCATCACTTGGATCCAG cgtGTGGCTGGCAGGGTGACCCACTATGCGTCTCACCTCCGCCACGAGACGTCTGTGGACGTGACGCTTGGCTGCTACCAG CAGACTGATGTCTCAGTGGTGTACGCCACTCTCCACATGGGGCTGGACGGGCTTCTCTCCTCTTCAGCGTGGTCGGAGGCTGCCTCCTTCTCTACGCCCACCACTCAGCAGTTCACTGACCCAGAGCCTGAGGGCCACAACTGCTATGAG GGCTGGGAGGAGGACCTGCtgcctgaggagagggaggttccTCTGCTAAA CCTCTACCTTACCACCAAGAGAGTGGAGGACATCGCCCTGAGGCTCGTCTCCCTGCGCCAGGCCTTCACT aCCCTGCTTGGTTCCACCCTGAGCAGGAACCGTCTGTTTGTGGCGGGAAAGGTCCTCCTGGGCGCACTGGTTCAGGCCAACCACATG GACGAGGCCAAGTTCATCCGTACCTATAAGGACTTTGCGGACTACCTGAGTGACCCCTCCAAGCGGAATGACATTGAGAGGGAGCTGGCTGAGGCAAAG ATCCATCATGTGAACATGATAGATGTCCTCTTTGAGCTGGTGCTGTTTGGGTTAATGACAGCTCAGAAGTCTCTGATGGTG CACCCAGGTGGGTTCGTGGAGCGTCTGTACGCTCTCCTGTACTCCTTCCTGCCCACTGCTGCCAACATGGAGCCAGAGGctgacagatacctgctgctGCTCAAT GATTCTTGTGACACTTTGCCACCCAACAGGGATCTAGACACCAATGCACTACATTACTTTGCACTGAATTTgacatttttaaataaaacaaGTTGTAGTTCAAAAACATTTTGGTTTCCGTCTTTTCATTTATTTGATTTTATGACCATTTCCTCTTCCTAG